One genomic segment of candidate division WOR-3 bacterium includes these proteins:
- a CDS encoding VOC family protein: MKTDKMIVYFKVDEFEKCSEFAVDTLGFTSFRKSDNCEIFLNESKNAGIGYCRAHGENTSSLGCMVSFCVENVDEWHEKIKKAGFAMTDPQKNEKHGVYHFYGVDPAGNTLEFMKFL, from the coding sequence ATGAAAACGGACAAAATGATAGTATACTTCAAAGTTGATGAATTCGAAAAATGCTCTGAATTCGCAGTCGACACACTGGGTTTTACATCTTTTAGAAAAAGCGATAACTGCGAAATCTTTTTAAACGAGTCAAAAAATGCCGGGATCGGCTACTGCAGAGCTCATGGAGAAAATACTTCTTCTCTCGGGTGCATGGTTTCGTTTTGCGTGGAGAATGTCGATGAATGGCATGAAAAGATCAAAAAAGCCGGTTTCGCGATGACAGATCCACAAAAAAATGAAAAGCACGGAGTTTACCATTTCTACGGCGTAGATCCGGCGGGTAATACTTTAGAGTTCATGAAATTTCTTTGA
- a CDS encoding protein-L-isoaspartate(D-aspartate) O-methyltransferase: MRLSREMMVKIIQKKEDPVKNPLVLKAMLSVPRHLFVPEEFRSRAYDDSPLPIGENQTISQPYMVAKMTELAEPRPGGTFLEIGTGCGYQAAVLAEIVERVYTIERIPELAKDAKEKFDELGYKNINVRVGDGSVGWPEMAPFEGIIVTAGCPEVPETLVGQLAVGGRLVIPVGSLNFQELLVVVKKKDGYDIEKKFGCVFVPLIGIRGWKQGGF; this comes from the coding sequence ATGAGACTTTCCAGGGAGATGATGGTGAAGATTATCCAAAAAAAAGAAGACCCAGTTAAAAATCCCTTGGTTTTAAAAGCGATGTTGTCTGTTCCGAGGCATCTTTTCGTGCCGGAAGAATTCAGGTCCAGGGCATACGATGACTCACCTCTGCCGATAGGAGAAAACCAGACTATTTCGCAGCCGTACATGGTGGCTAAAATGACAGAACTGGCTGAACCGCGACCGGGGGGCACTTTTCTTGAAATTGGTACTGGTTGCGGTTACCAAGCCGCCGTTCTTGCGGAAATAGTCGAGAGAGTTTATACAATTGAGCGGATTCCTGAACTGGCTAAAGACGCCAAAGAAAAATTTGACGAATTGGGTTATAAAAATATCAACGTCAGAGTTGGAGACGGTTCAGTGGGCTGGCCGGAGATGGCTCCCTTTGAAGGCATAATAGTGACGGCAGGCTGTCCTGAAGTCCCAGAAACTCTTGTCGGACAACTTGCCGTGGGCGGACGTTTGGTTATTCCTGTTGGATCTTTGAATTTTCAAGAACTGTTGGTTGTTGTCAAGAAAAAAGACGGTTATGATATTGAGAAGAAATTTGGATGCGTATTTGTTCCTCTGATCGGAATTAGAGGATGGAAACAAGGAGGATTCTGA
- the surE gene encoding 5'/3'-nucleotidase SurE, whose translation MKILITNDDGINAMGLQALEQNLSDLGEVYVVAPAEEQSASSHGISLRKPVIVKNLKERVYSVSGTPTDCVVLALRGGFCPKPDLVVSGINQGYNIGEDILYSGTFAAAAEASLSDLPSLAVSQEYSKEFSTFLKTGEIAAKILPVVLKLGGLWNLNVPKNPVSCSVKITLMGHRKYDREIEPRQDPLGRVYYWLSGDKPLWDVIEGTDIAAVEKGYPSLSPYKIKNLFDSDLAQSIVGVLEGEGG comes from the coding sequence GTGAAAATTTTAATAACCAACGACGACGGCATAAACGCTATGGGTTTGCAAGCGCTGGAGCAAAACCTTTCAGACCTGGGGGAAGTTTATGTAGTGGCTCCGGCAGAGGAACAGAGCGCTTCAAGCCATGGCATATCACTTAGAAAACCCGTGATCGTGAAGAATTTAAAAGAAAGGGTTTATTCCGTTTCAGGGACGCCAACCGATTGTGTTGTCCTCGCGCTCAGAGGCGGATTTTGTCCAAAACCCGATTTAGTGGTTTCGGGAATAAACCAAGGATACAACATCGGAGAAGATATTTTGTATTCAGGTACTTTTGCCGCCGCGGCCGAGGCTTCGCTTTCTGATTTGCCGTCATTGGCTGTTTCTCAAGAATACTCAAAAGAGTTTTCAACTTTTTTGAAAACCGGTGAAATCGCCGCAAAAATCCTTCCTGTAGTGCTCAAATTGGGAGGACTCTGGAATTTAAACGTTCCGAAAAATCCGGTTTCATGCTCGGTTAAGATAACTTTGATGGGCCACAGGAAATACGACAGAGAAATTGAACCGAGGCAGGACCCTTTGGGGAGGGTTTATTATTGGCTTTCTGGTGATAAACCTCTATGGGATGTAATAGAGGGAACCGACATAGCCGCTGTTGAAAAAGGGTACCCTTCTCTGTCTCCTTATAAGATAAAAAACCTGTTTGATTCCGATCTCGCCCAGAGTATTGTCGGAGTGTTGGAAGGCGAGGGGGGATGA
- a CDS encoding glycosyltransferase family 2 protein → MSNCTKTTQEISRSNGISTGDFLNEVAVVIPAFNEEKSIGELVENIRGNYGLKVCVVDDASSDKTAEKAKEKGAWVLRIDKNSGKGAAIIKGMDWAVKNSFKGAFLMDGDGQHSPSDLKGFIESLELGFNCVIVGVRKFTVLNMPLPRIISNRTTSLVCSILSKQRIRDSQCGFRYLSSEIFRKMHLKTKRFQTETEMIIRAAKMRSEIREVSVQTLYAGEKSHINPFVDTLRFIKLIFMFLSES, encoded by the coding sequence ATGTCAAATTGTACGAAAACTACGCAGGAAATTTCCCGGAGCAATGGCATTTCTACAGGCGATTTTTTAAATGAAGTCGCTGTAGTCATCCCTGCTTTCAACGAAGAGAAGTCGATAGGAGAATTGGTAGAAAATATAAGGGGAAATTACGGTTTAAAAGTCTGTGTTGTCGATGACGCCTCTTCTGACAAGACAGCTGAAAAGGCGAAGGAAAAAGGCGCGTGGGTCTTGAGGATCGATAAGAACAGTGGTAAAGGAGCCGCGATCATAAAAGGAATGGACTGGGCAGTGAAGAATTCTTTCAAAGGAGCTTTCCTCATGGATGGTGACGGCCAGCATTCCCCGTCTGATTTGAAGGGATTCATAGAATCGTTAGAATTAGGTTTTAACTGCGTGATAGTAGGGGTGAGGAAATTCACTGTTCTGAACATGCCCCTGCCGAGAATAATTTCAAACAGGACGACATCACTTGTCTGTTCTATTCTCTCTAAACAAAGGATAAGAGATTCTCAATGCGGCTTCAGGTATCTTTCTTCTGAAATTTTCCGAAAAATGCATCTTAAGACCAAGAGGTTTCAAACTGAGACGGAGATGATAATACGTGCCGCGAAAATGCGATCGGAAATAAGGGAAGTTTCGGTTCAGACTCTTTACGCAGGTGAAAAAAGCCACATAAACCCTTTTGTGGATACCCTGAGGTTCATAAAACTGATTTTTATGTTTTTATCGGAATCATGA
- a CDS encoding lysophospholipid acyltransferase family protein: MNKFSVYVFLERIIETFNENSYLKLAQSSSKIARIILKRNHSALLKNLSIAISYGGVNQNNYKLIAEKNFNLFALNLIEFLGRSGRKAEEMVEGIEGDVDSIRKLLDGGESIIALSGHIGNWELLGSFGTVFGHPLYVIAAEHYFEGDSELFMRKREERGVGSICAGRIYSFLKKNQDPHILAVLADRSDYGRKVEIEIFGGVSVFSQSSFKLAQKFYRYAVFPFALKTGNGKYIVYIHGPYETGNDESADFAKRKLLKKYVKLYENYAGNFPEQWHFYRRFFK; this comes from the coding sequence TTGAACAAGTTTTCTGTCTACGTATTTTTGGAAAGAATTATTGAAACCTTTAACGAAAACAGCTATCTGAAATTAGCCCAATCATCTTCAAAAATCGCTCGAATCATTCTGAAAAGAAACCATTCAGCCCTTTTGAAAAACCTGTCAATCGCCATCTCCTACGGAGGTGTAAATCAAAATAATTACAAACTCATAGCCGAAAAAAATTTCAACCTTTTCGCGCTGAATCTAATCGAATTTTTAGGGCGCTCCGGCAGAAAAGCTGAAGAGATGGTCGAAGGAATCGAAGGAGACGTCGATTCAATCAGAAAATTGCTCGATGGAGGAGAAAGTATAATCGCTTTAAGCGGGCATATCGGAAACTGGGAGCTTCTGGGCTCTTTTGGAACTGTTTTTGGCCATCCCCTTTACGTAATAGCCGCCGAACATTATTTTGAGGGCGATTCAGAGCTATTCATGAGAAAGCGAGAAGAAAGAGGTGTTGGGAGCATTTGCGCCGGCAGAATTTATTCGTTCCTGAAAAAAAATCAAGATCCTCATATACTCGCGGTCCTGGCGGACAGGAGTGATTATGGCAGAAAAGTTGAAATTGAAATTTTCGGAGGTGTTTCGGTTTTTTCGCAGTCTTCTTTTAAACTAGCCCAAAAATTCTACAGATACGCGGTTTTTCCTTTTGCTTTGAAAACTGGAAATGGTAAATATATAGTTTATATACACGGCCCTTATGAAACAGGCAATGATGAGAGTGCAGATTTTGCAAAAAGGAAACTGTTGAAAAAATATGTCAAATTGTACGAAAACTACGCAGGAAATTTCCCGGAGCAATGGCATTTCTACAGGCGATTTTTTAAATGA
- a CDS encoding MFS transporter, which translates to MIKEKTKSNSSFVKISFTEGAFAQVFSSIAAPGSIFITKFAIMIGAGPLYFGLLTAIGQLSQLFQPLGFLITRKQTYRKKILVNLLLYSRFLTLFFGFLPFLFKDDLSKILFAFLFFTVTAVQATAGNIWISWIADFVPERVRGRFFSKRTQFLMLTALMTGFVFSFIFDLFESQGKLYEFIRQSGSTFSSLFTKNNTIYAFAAAFSVAAISGVLSAIILSRQKERPRKPSEENFKDSVYSPFRDVNFIKLLIFATWFTLAVGVGSPFWAPFMIQKLKMNLFLIQVYGTVSVVSSIISLRYWGSFIDRFGNKTTMRMTIVLGGLNPMLWIFLKESNFWLVYIEAISSGIMWSATNIIFTNFVLSIAPKDRTQVYSGFFGAFTALGIVVSSLLSGIFMPPAFKSSHFYLEPEQILFALTGILRLTSEIPLSWVHETKSRPLGFALMYMMTSVKMRIINRALLLRGIVVKK; encoded by the coding sequence ATGATAAAAGAAAAGACCAAATCAAATTCTTCCTTTGTAAAAATTTCCTTTACCGAAGGAGCTTTCGCCCAGGTCTTCTCCTCTATCGCTGCTCCAGGCAGCATTTTCATCACAAAATTTGCCATCATGATTGGCGCCGGACCCCTATATTTCGGTCTTCTGACTGCTATAGGCCAGCTATCCCAGCTATTCCAACCCCTGGGTTTCCTGATAACAAGAAAGCAGACCTACAGAAAAAAAATTCTCGTAAACCTCCTCTTGTACAGCAGGTTTTTGACCTTGTTCTTCGGGTTCTTGCCGTTTTTGTTCAAAGACGATTTGTCAAAAATATTATTCGCTTTTCTTTTTTTCACCGTAACGGCGGTTCAAGCTACGGCTGGAAACATTTGGATATCATGGATCGCTGATTTTGTTCCTGAGAGAGTGAGAGGCAGGTTTTTTTCAAAAAGAACACAATTTTTGATGCTCACCGCGCTCATGACCGGTTTCGTCTTCAGCTTCATTTTTGACCTATTCGAATCTCAGGGCAAGCTCTATGAATTCATACGTCAATCTGGTTCAACGTTTTCCAGTCTTTTCACAAAAAATAACACTATCTACGCTTTCGCCGCGGCATTTTCCGTAGCCGCCATATCAGGGGTTTTAAGCGCGATAATACTCTCAAGACAAAAGGAAAGACCCAGGAAACCTTCCGAAGAAAATTTCAAGGACAGCGTCTATTCCCCTTTTCGAGACGTGAATTTCATCAAACTGCTGATTTTTGCCACCTGGTTTACGTTAGCCGTGGGGGTCGGATCTCCTTTTTGGGCGCCCTTCATGATTCAAAAGTTGAAAATGAACCTTTTTTTGATACAGGTTTACGGCACTGTCAGTGTCGTTTCTTCGATAATATCTCTCAGGTATTGGGGCAGTTTCATAGACCGGTTCGGAAACAAAACGACAATGAGAATGACGATTGTTCTAGGCGGTTTGAACCCTATGCTGTGGATTTTTCTGAAAGAAAGCAATTTTTGGCTTGTCTATATTGAAGCTATATCTTCGGGTATAATGTGGTCAGCGACGAATATTATTTTCACGAACTTCGTCCTATCCATAGCTCCCAAAGACAGAACCCAAGTATATTCAGGGTTTTTCGGAGCTTTCACGGCTCTCGGAATAGTAGTGAGTTCTCTGTTGTCTGGGATTTTCATGCCCCCTGCTTTCAAATCCTCTCATTTTTACCTTGAACCCGAGCAAATTCTTTTCGCCCTGACCGGAATCTTGCGACTGACGTCGGAAATCCCTCTTTCTTGGGTACATGAGACTAAATCAAGACCTCTGGGCTTTGCCCTGATGTACATGATGACTTCTGTCAAGATGAGGATAATCAACAGAGCTCTTCTACTGCGGGGTATTGTCGTAAAGAAATAG